The proteins below are encoded in one region of Paraburkholderia phenazinium:
- a CDS encoding ABC transporter permease subunit (The N-terminal region of this protein, as described by TIGR01726, is a three transmembrane segment that identifies a subfamily of ABC transporter permease subunits, which specificities that include histidine, arginine, glutamine, glutamate, L-cystine (sic), the opines (in Agrobacterium) octopine and nopaline, etc.), which produces MAYRFHWSVIPKDLPELSRGLHITLEITVVALIAGFCLGVLLTLCRLSRSRPLAAFARAYVTAFRAVPLLVVLLGFFLVAPQLLQALLHLPASTDIRRVSALIAFSLFEAAYYAEIIRAGINSIPAGQNQAALALGMTPLQGMLLIVLPQALRAVVPLLLTQAIILFQDTSLVYVIGLGDFFTIASNVGARDGTTVELILFAGACYFVACTVMSAVVQRLHRRLGVAADSLTL; this is translated from the coding sequence ATGGCTTATCGCTTCCACTGGTCAGTCATCCCGAAAGATTTGCCCGAACTGAGCCGCGGGTTGCATATCACGCTGGAAATCACGGTGGTCGCCCTGATCGCGGGGTTTTGTCTTGGGGTGCTGCTGACGTTGTGCCGTCTGTCGCGTTCGCGGCCGCTTGCGGCGTTTGCGCGGGCCTACGTGACGGCTTTTCGCGCGGTGCCGCTATTGGTCGTGCTGCTCGGCTTTTTTCTGGTTGCGCCGCAACTGCTGCAGGCGTTGCTGCATCTTCCCGCGAGCACCGACATTCGCCGCGTGTCCGCGCTGATCGCGTTCTCGCTGTTCGAGGCCGCCTACTACGCGGAGATTATTCGCGCGGGAATCAATAGCATCCCAGCGGGACAGAATCAGGCCGCACTGGCGCTCGGCATGACGCCGTTGCAGGGCATGTTGCTGATCGTGCTGCCGCAGGCGTTGCGGGCGGTGGTGCCGCTGCTGCTCACGCAAGCCATCATCCTCTTTCAGGACACCTCGCTGGTCTATGTGATCGGACTCGGTGACTTCTTCACGATCGCATCGAACGTCGGCGCACGGGATGGGACGACGGTCGAGTTGATCCTGTTCGCTGGTGCATGCTATTTCGTTGCATGCACGGTGATGTCGGCCGTGGTCCAGCGTTTGCATCGCCGCCTTGGCGTCGCTGCGGATAGCCTGACGTTGTGA
- the catA gene encoding catechol 1,2-dioxygenase: MNRQAIDALLNKINDSATSEGNPRTKEIVNRIVRDLFYTIEELDVQPDEFWTALNYLGDAGKSGELGLLAAGLGFEHFLDLRLDEAEAKAGIEGGTPRTIEGPLYVAGAPVSDGHARLDDGTDPGQTLVMRGRVLGEDGKPLANALVEVWHANHLGNYSYFDKSQPAFNLRRSIRTDASGNYSFRSVVPVGYSVPPQGQTQLLLDQLGRHGHRPAHIHFFVSAPGFRKLTTQINIDGDPYLWDDFAFATRDGLVPAVKQAEGVQGKPYGVDGNFALIDFDFTLFKDRDNLPGAEVERLRAEA; encoded by the coding sequence ATGAACAGGCAAGCCATCGACGCGCTGCTGAACAAGATCAACGACAGCGCCACCAGCGAAGGAAATCCGCGCACCAAGGAGATCGTCAACCGTATCGTGCGCGATCTGTTTTACACGATCGAAGAGCTCGACGTGCAGCCCGACGAATTCTGGACCGCGCTGAACTATCTGGGCGATGCGGGCAAGAGCGGCGAGTTGGGTTTGCTGGCCGCGGGGCTTGGTTTCGAGCATTTTCTCGATCTGCGTCTCGATGAAGCAGAAGCGAAAGCCGGTATCGAAGGCGGCACGCCACGTACGATCGAAGGCCCGCTCTATGTGGCCGGCGCGCCGGTGTCCGATGGCCATGCACGGCTCGACGACGGCACCGATCCCGGTCAGACGCTGGTGATGCGCGGCCGGGTGCTGGGCGAAGACGGCAAGCCGCTCGCGAATGCGCTGGTTGAAGTGTGGCACGCGAACCATCTCGGCAACTACTCGTACTTCGATAAATCGCAACCGGCCTTCAATCTGCGCCGCTCGATCCGCACGGACGCGAGCGGCAACTACAGCTTCCGCAGCGTGGTGCCGGTCGGTTACAGCGTACCGCCGCAAGGCCAGACGCAACTGCTGCTCGATCAGCTTGGCCGTCACGGGCATCGTCCGGCGCATATCCACTTCTTTGTCTCCGCGCCGGGATTTCGCAAGCTGACCACGCAGATCAACATCGACGGCGATCCGTATCTGTGGGACGACTTTGCGTTCGCCACGCGCGATGGTCTGGTGCCGGCCGTCAAACAGGCCGAAGGTGTGCAAGGCAAACCGTATGGCGTGGACGGCAACTTTGCGCTGATCGATTTCGACTTCACGCTCTTCAAGGACCGCGATAACCTGCCGGGCGCCGAAGTCGAGCGCTTGCGCGCCGAGGCTTGA
- a CDS encoding ABC transporter ATP-binding protein yields the protein MAEPLLKLDGIDTFYGQSQVHFGVTLEVPRHEIVCLLGGNASGKSTAMKVILGLHKPRAGTIRFESQPLDGLSTAQIVRRGIASVPEARRLFGDMTVRENLLMGAFTRRDRKAIDEDYERMLELFPRVKERLSQRAGTLSGGEQQMLAMARALMSRPSLVCMDEPTMGLSPLYVDRVLELIRTINAQGVTFFMVEQNASLALQIAHRGYVLQTGRVVLSGDAQSLLGDERIRDAYLGGPLAANTAS from the coding sequence ATGGCAGAACCCTTACTGAAGCTTGACGGCATCGATACGTTCTACGGACAAAGCCAGGTGCACTTCGGTGTCACGCTGGAGGTGCCGCGGCACGAGATCGTCTGTCTGCTCGGTGGCAACGCGAGCGGCAAGTCGACCGCGATGAAGGTGATCCTCGGCTTGCACAAACCGCGCGCCGGTACGATACGATTCGAATCGCAGCCGCTCGACGGGCTATCGACCGCACAGATCGTGCGGCGCGGCATTGCTTCGGTGCCGGAGGCGCGGCGCCTGTTCGGCGACATGACAGTACGCGAGAACCTTTTGATGGGCGCGTTTACACGCCGCGACCGCAAGGCGATCGACGAAGATTACGAGCGCATGCTCGAGCTGTTTCCGCGCGTGAAAGAGCGTCTGTCACAACGCGCGGGTACGCTGTCCGGAGGCGAGCAGCAGATGCTGGCAATGGCGCGCGCGCTGATGAGCCGCCCCTCGCTCGTCTGCATGGACGAGCCGACGATGGGCTTGTCGCCGCTTTACGTCGACCGCGTGCTGGAGCTGATCCGTACCATCAACGCGCAAGGCGTGACGTTCTTCATGGTGGAGCAGAACGCGAGCCTCGCGTTACAGATCGCGCATCGCGGCTATGTGCTGCAGACAGGACGCGTGGTCCTGTCCGGCGACGCGCAGTCGTTGCTTGGCGACGAGCGGATTCGCGACGCTTATCTTGGCGGTCCGCTCGCGGCGAACACAGCATCGTGA
- a CDS encoding methyl-accepting chemotaxis protein, with amino-acid sequence MNFGKMKLGAKLISAFILVSALSAIVSVIGVRNMGQISANADTTYRLDLVGLNLIQQANADVLRVGTYLRNAILASTADQRTASLAQAEKALASARGHLDQAEPLVYTEKGKATFADLDQSWHDYIQAFDEMKGRINAAGLQDQAGLTGYLLGEYHEKGFKTLVLMGNLVDVKQADAQATAGSNDAVYAQGRNLMLVLVALSVLIGVGVGVWEARSLTRQLGSEPATAADLARSVAAGDLSVSIELRPGDTDSLMASLKAMRDALSKVVAEVRENAEGVATASAQIAQGNLDLSSRTEEQAASLEETASSIEELTAGVRHNTDNARQAATLAGTASGIAQQGGEVVGQVVETMREIAISSTKMTEIISVIEGIAFQTNILALNAAVEAARAGEQGRGFAVVAGEVRALAQRSASAAKEIKDLIADSVNRVETGSSLVERAGDTIKQIVDSVRRVTDIVGEISSASQEQSTGIEQVNQAVNQMDQVTQQNAALVEEASAAAQSMAQQAQGLRNAVAFFKLDGRQIALPRASVPRKEPRRAEPRIRASAPAMLPKPTTPPVQTASSKAGITTSAGESSGWQTF; translated from the coding sequence ATGAATTTCGGCAAGATGAAACTCGGCGCCAAACTGATCAGCGCCTTTATTCTGGTATCCGCCCTTAGCGCCATCGTCAGCGTGATCGGCGTCCGCAATATGGGGCAAATCAGCGCTAACGCAGACACGACCTATCGGCTGGATCTCGTTGGCCTTAACCTGATCCAGCAGGCGAATGCCGATGTGCTGCGGGTCGGCACCTATCTGCGCAACGCCATTCTGGCCTCCACGGCCGACCAGCGGACAGCCTCTCTGGCTCAGGCCGAAAAGGCTCTGGCTTCGGCGCGCGGGCACCTCGATCAGGCCGAGCCCCTCGTCTACACGGAGAAAGGGAAAGCGACCTTCGCCGATCTCGATCAGAGCTGGCACGACTACATTCAGGCCTTCGATGAAATGAAAGGCCGGATCAACGCCGCGGGACTGCAAGATCAGGCCGGTCTGACTGGATATTTGTTGGGCGAATATCACGAGAAGGGTTTCAAGACCCTGGTGCTGATGGGCAACCTGGTTGACGTAAAGCAGGCCGACGCACAGGCAACGGCTGGATCTAATGACGCCGTGTACGCCCAGGGCCGCAATCTGATGCTTGTTCTGGTGGCCCTGTCTGTGTTGATCGGCGTGGGAGTCGGTGTCTGGGAGGCACGCAGTCTCACCCGGCAACTGGGATCCGAGCCGGCCACGGCTGCCGATCTGGCCAGAAGCGTGGCAGCCGGCGATCTCAGCGTCAGCATCGAGCTGCGGCCTGGCGACACCGACAGCCTCATGGCATCGCTGAAGGCGATGCGCGATGCCCTCTCGAAGGTCGTGGCAGAAGTTCGCGAAAACGCCGAGGGCGTGGCCACCGCGAGTGCGCAGATCGCGCAAGGGAATCTGGATCTGTCGAGCCGCACTGAGGAGCAGGCGGCGTCGCTGGAAGAAACCGCCTCGAGCATCGAAGAACTGACTGCCGGGGTCCGCCACAACACGGACAACGCCAGGCAGGCAGCAACGCTTGCCGGTACAGCCTCCGGCATCGCGCAACAAGGCGGCGAGGTCGTCGGGCAGGTGGTCGAGACGATGCGCGAGATCGCCATCAGCTCGACCAAAATGACCGAGATCATCAGTGTGATTGAGGGGATCGCCTTCCAGACCAACATCCTCGCGCTCAATGCAGCGGTCGAGGCGGCTCGCGCCGGCGAACAGGGACGAGGCTTCGCCGTAGTGGCCGGTGAAGTCCGCGCGCTCGCGCAACGCAGTGCCAGCGCGGCAAAAGAGATCAAGGATCTGATTGCCGACTCGGTCAACCGGGTGGAAACGGGCTCGTCGCTTGTCGAGCGGGCGGGCGATACGATCAAGCAGATCGTCGACTCGGTCAGGCGTGTCACCGACATCGTGGGTGAAATCTCATCGGCGTCGCAAGAACAGAGCACCGGCATCGAGCAGGTCAACCAGGCCGTCAACCAGATGGATCAGGTCACCCAGCAGAATGCGGCGCTGGTGGAAGAAGCTTCGGCGGCGGCCCAGTCGATGGCCCAACAGGCCCAAGGGCTGCGCAACGCGGTCGCCTTCTTCAAGCTCGACGGCCGTCAAATCGCTTTGCCGCGCGCGAGCGTGCCGCGGAAAGAACCGCGTCGGGCGGAGCCGCGGATTCGCGCGTCTGCCCCTGCGATGTTGCCAAAGCCGACCACGCCCCCCGTTCAGACAGCCAGCAGCAAAGCCGGAATCACGACGAGCGCCGGTGAGTCTTCCGGCTGGCAGACATTCTGA
- a CDS encoding muconate/chloromuconate family cycloisomerase: MIATPVMIESVETILVDVPTIRPHRLSVATMNHQTLVLVRIRCADGVSGVGEGTTIGGLAYGEESPESIKVNIDTYFAPLLKGMDATRPGVAMTKLRTLYQGNRFAKSAVETALFDAQAQRLGVPLSELFGGRVRDAVDVAWTLASGDTQRDIEEAERVFEAKRHRVFKLKIGARALADDVAHVVAIRNALAGRGEVRVDVNQAWTETETIWAARRFADAGVALIEQPVAAENRAGLKRLTDLAHVPIMADEALHGPADAFAIASERGANVFAVKIAQSGGLTGAAHVAAIAAAADIDLYGGTMLEGAVGTIASAQLFSTFGELKWGTELFGPLLLTEEILTEPLRYENFSLQLPEGPGLGIVLDWSKIERLRRDTSRGASVAMS; this comes from the coding sequence ATGATAGCAACACCCGTGATGATCGAGAGCGTCGAGACGATTCTCGTCGATGTACCGACGATTCGGCCCCACCGGCTCTCGGTTGCAACGATGAATCACCAGACATTGGTGCTGGTTCGGATTCGCTGCGCCGACGGCGTATCAGGGGTAGGCGAGGGCACCACCATTGGTGGCCTCGCGTATGGCGAAGAGAGCCCGGAAAGCATCAAGGTCAATATCGATACTTACTTCGCACCATTGCTAAAAGGTATGGATGCGACCCGGCCGGGCGTTGCCATGACGAAGCTGCGTACGCTGTATCAGGGCAACCGGTTCGCCAAATCCGCCGTTGAAACCGCGTTGTTCGACGCCCAGGCGCAGCGCCTCGGCGTGCCCCTGTCCGAACTGTTCGGCGGCCGTGTACGCGATGCGGTAGACGTCGCATGGACGCTCGCAAGCGGCGACACGCAGCGCGATATCGAAGAAGCCGAGCGTGTCTTCGAAGCGAAGCGTCATCGTGTATTCAAGCTGAAGATCGGCGCGCGTGCGCTCGCCGACGACGTGGCGCACGTCGTTGCGATAAGGAACGCGCTGGCAGGACGTGGTGAAGTGCGGGTCGACGTGAATCAGGCATGGACCGAAACCGAAACGATCTGGGCTGCCCGACGTTTCGCGGATGCCGGTGTGGCCCTGATCGAACAGCCGGTCGCCGCGGAGAATCGCGCCGGTCTCAAACGTCTGACCGATCTGGCTCATGTGCCGATCATGGCTGATGAAGCGCTGCACGGTCCCGCCGATGCGTTTGCTATCGCCAGCGAGCGGGGCGCCAATGTGTTCGCGGTGAAGATCGCCCAATCAGGCGGCCTCACCGGCGCGGCGCACGTAGCGGCGATCGCGGCCGCTGCGGACATCGACCTGTATGGCGGCACGATGCTCGAAGGCGCAGTGGGCACGATCGCATCCGCGCAACTCTTCAGTACGTTCGGTGAACTGAAGTGGGGCACCGAACTGTTCGGCCCTTTGCTGCTGACCGAAGAGATTCTCACCGAACCGTTGCGCTACGAGAATTTTTCGCTGCAACTTCCAGAAGGGCCAGGTCTCGGCATCGTGCTCGACTGGAGCAAGATCGAGCGACTGCGGCGCGATACGTCCAGGGGCGCCAGCGTCGCCATGAGCTAG
- a CDS encoding thiamine pyrophosphate-binding protein, with amino-acid sequence MESHSLSNVSKTVVKSLESANIDYVFIVPGKMIYPLLDAIGNSPSIRGIICAHETGSAFMADGYARASRKFGVCVAISGPGTMNFVPGMAAAQADRIPMLYLAGGVSSRAEGKGAFQDATLSGIFESGVVRSLVGDVVELKNRENLQAEMRRATDGLNWMRRARSFVSIPVDVQQQEVLPGQDVTRQPYDHGDFNACEVPANRAALDALCNQYLLKSKRVAFLIGSRGNDAETAKVLLEVAEKFCIPVATTLAGKGAFPEDHVLSLGIYGFSSHSRAVRVINSDELDALVVFGSDLNQRDSMNWTEKLAAHKELIIFDDSFEAPATGHLARGRIFSGIRATFRLLGQMDMDRSSDFHTVLERRKAWVAEVNQTPLYDHQLERIGVAGSSGDRSLYPGDVVKRLCQLLPKDTNVVVDSGAHRIYMAHYWLSSGMGNYFSSSTLAPMGWAIAAGIGVKLAAPERPCAVVTGDGCMLMHGMEIQTAARYGVKILYVVLNNSAHGAIHIDAISNGSISEQFTRLPRHDWTAFASSLGVAARTVEHLDDLEHALNEAAQSDGPFLIEVVTGVFPAPNRYYAECAA; translated from the coding sequence ATGGAATCACACTCGCTATCAAACGTATCGAAAACGGTCGTGAAGTCGTTGGAGTCGGCAAACATCGACTACGTCTTCATCGTCCCGGGAAAGATGATCTATCCGCTGCTGGACGCCATTGGCAACTCGCCGTCCATTCGCGGAATCATTTGCGCTCATGAGACTGGGAGTGCCTTCATGGCCGACGGTTATGCGCGCGCCAGCCGAAAATTCGGCGTGTGCGTGGCGATTTCCGGGCCCGGCACCATGAATTTCGTGCCCGGTATGGCGGCAGCTCAGGCAGACCGGATTCCCATGCTCTATCTCGCCGGAGGTGTCTCGTCGCGTGCAGAAGGCAAAGGTGCGTTCCAGGACGCTACGTTGAGCGGCATTTTCGAAAGCGGTGTGGTGAGAAGCCTGGTGGGAGATGTCGTCGAACTCAAGAACAGGGAAAATCTGCAGGCCGAAATGCGCCGTGCAACTGACGGATTGAACTGGATGCGTCGGGCGCGATCTTTCGTCAGCATTCCTGTCGATGTTCAGCAGCAGGAAGTTCTGCCGGGCCAGGACGTAACACGGCAACCGTACGATCACGGTGACTTCAATGCATGCGAGGTGCCTGCGAACCGCGCCGCGCTGGATGCCTTGTGCAACCAGTATCTGCTCAAATCGAAGCGAGTCGCTTTCCTGATCGGTAGCCGCGGCAATGACGCGGAAACCGCCAAAGTTCTCCTCGAGGTGGCGGAGAAATTTTGCATCCCCGTTGCAACCACCCTGGCGGGAAAAGGCGCGTTTCCCGAGGACCATGTGCTTTCGCTCGGCATCTACGGATTTTCAAGCCATTCGCGGGCCGTTCGCGTGATCAACTCGGACGAACTCGATGCGCTGGTCGTCTTTGGCAGCGACCTGAATCAGCGCGACAGCATGAACTGGACTGAGAAGCTGGCTGCCCACAAGGAGCTGATCATCTTCGACGACAGCTTCGAGGCGCCTGCGACGGGGCACCTCGCGCGCGGCAGAATCTTCTCCGGGATTCGCGCTACATTCCGCTTGCTGGGCCAGATGGACATGGACCGGAGCAGCGACTTTCACACCGTGCTGGAAAGAAGAAAAGCGTGGGTCGCCGAGGTCAACCAAACCCCGTTGTACGACCATCAGCTCGAGAGAATCGGTGTTGCGGGTTCAAGCGGCGATCGATCGCTTTATCCTGGCGACGTAGTCAAACGTTTGTGTCAACTGCTGCCAAAGGACACCAACGTCGTCGTGGATTCCGGCGCCCACCGGATATACATGGCCCATTATTGGCTCTCGTCGGGTATGGGCAACTATTTTTCCTCCAGCACCCTCGCCCCGATGGGTTGGGCAATCGCCGCCGGCATCGGAGTCAAGCTCGCTGCCCCCGAGCGCCCGTGTGCGGTCGTGACCGGAGACGGATGCATGCTGATGCACGGAATGGAGATCCAGACCGCCGCCCGCTACGGGGTAAAGATACTTTACGTCGTGCTGAATAATTCCGCGCATGGCGCGATCCATATCGACGCGATCAGCAACGGCTCCATTTCGGAGCAATTCACCCGGCTCCCGCGTCATGACTGGACCGCTTTTGCCTCTTCACTCGGGGTTGCGGCGCGTACGGTCGAGCACCTCGACGACCTGGAGCATGCGCTGAACGAGGCCGCGCAATCCGACGGTCCATTCCTGATCGAAGTGGTGACCGGTGTCTTTCCAGCACCCAACCGGTACTACGCGGAATGCGCGGCTTGA
- a CDS encoding LysR family transcriptional regulator, which produces MEIRQLRYFVAVAEEMNITRAANRLHMTQPPLSRQIQQIEESVGLALFERGARPLRLTEAGRIFYTQAKRLIGEADELAPLTRRLAQLAERIVIGFVPSTLYGALPAVIRAFREAAPLIELSLIEMFTIEQLGALKGGRIDVGFGRLRFDDAQLAREVLVEERMIAALPQDHPLARQKKALTLAALAQETLIVYPSTPRPSYADQQLSAMHDHALEPKAVHEVRELQTALGLVAAQVGVCLVPESVEGLRAHGVVYRAIPAAHAVSPIIMSRRLQDESPATTLLCSLARELFRAG; this is translated from the coding sequence ATGGAAATTCGCCAACTCCGCTACTTCGTTGCGGTCGCGGAAGAAATGAACATTACGCGGGCCGCGAATCGCCTCCATATGACGCAGCCGCCGTTGAGCCGGCAGATCCAGCAGATCGAGGAAAGCGTGGGGCTCGCGCTGTTCGAGCGTGGCGCGCGGCCGTTGCGGCTGACCGAAGCCGGGCGCATTTTCTATACGCAGGCAAAGCGGCTGATTGGCGAGGCTGACGAGCTTGCACCGCTGACGCGGCGGCTCGCGCAACTGGCCGAGCGGATTGTGATCGGCTTCGTGCCGTCGACGCTATACGGTGCGTTGCCCGCGGTGATTCGCGCGTTTCGCGAAGCGGCGCCGCTGATCGAACTGTCTCTGATCGAAATGTTCACCATCGAGCAACTCGGTGCGCTCAAGGGCGGACGTATCGATGTGGGCTTTGGCCGCCTGCGTTTCGATGACGCGCAGCTTGCGCGCGAAGTCCTCGTCGAAGAACGGATGATCGCCGCGCTGCCGCAAGATCATCCGCTCGCGCGGCAGAAGAAAGCCTTGACGCTCGCCGCGCTTGCGCAGGAGACCTTGATTGTCTATCCGAGCACGCCGCGGCCGAGTTACGCGGATCAGCAACTATCGGCAATGCATGATCACGCGCTGGAGCCGAAAGCGGTTCATGAAGTGAGGGAATTGCAAACCGCACTGGGCTTGGTCGCAGCCCAGGTTGGGGTGTGTCTCGTACCGGAGAGCGTAGAAGGGTTGCGCGCGCATGGGGTGGTCTACCGGGCGATTCCGGCAGCGCATGCTGTGTCGCCGATCATCATGAGCCGGCGACTGCAGGATGAATCGCCGGCGACTACGTTGCTCTGTTCGCTGGCGCGGGAGTTGTTTCGCGCAGGATGA
- a CDS encoding glutamate/aspartate ABC transporter substrate-binding protein codes for MTIGKKTLRLLLAASLLAAGSAHAQSTGTLQKIKESGTVVLGVRPAVVPFSYFDDQQKPLGYSQDVALAIVDGIRKKLNLPNLTVRTVAITPQNRIPLLQNGTIDIECTTTTNNVEREKQVAFSNTIFVIGTRLLTKKDSGIKDFADLKGRTVVTNAGSTSEPILHKLNTEQNLGMTITTQKDVAESFLSLSTGRADAFMLDDAMLAGERAKSPDANDYVIVGKPQSREAYGCMFRKDDPDFKQVVDDAVTRLQTSGQADVLYKKWFDGPIPPNGLNLHLPESDDLKTLFKAPNDKPLS; via the coding sequence ATGACGATTGGAAAGAAGACGCTTCGATTGCTGCTTGCCGCTTCGCTGCTAGCAGCCGGATCCGCCCACGCGCAAAGCACGGGCACGCTACAGAAAATCAAGGAGAGCGGGACGGTCGTCCTCGGCGTGCGCCCCGCCGTGGTGCCGTTCTCGTATTTCGACGATCAGCAGAAGCCCCTCGGCTATTCGCAGGACGTCGCGTTGGCGATCGTCGACGGCATCAGGAAGAAACTGAATCTGCCGAACCTCACCGTGCGCACGGTTGCGATCACGCCGCAGAACCGTATACCGCTGCTGCAGAACGGCACGATCGATATCGAATGCACGACCACGACGAACAACGTGGAGCGGGAAAAGCAGGTGGCTTTTTCCAATACGATTTTCGTCATCGGCACGCGCCTGTTGACGAAGAAAGACTCGGGCATCAAGGACTTCGCCGACCTCAAGGGGCGCACGGTCGTCACCAACGCCGGCTCGACCTCGGAGCCGATCCTGCATAAGCTCAACACCGAGCAGAACCTGGGCATGACGATCACGACCCAGAAGGATGTGGCGGAATCGTTCCTCTCGCTGTCGACGGGACGCGCCGACGCCTTCATGCTCGACGATGCGATGCTCGCGGGCGAACGGGCGAAGTCGCCCGATGCAAACGACTACGTGATCGTCGGCAAGCCGCAATCGAGAGAGGCCTACGGCTGCATGTTCCGCAAGGACGATCCGGACTTCAAGCAGGTGGTCGACGATGCCGTCACACGCCTGCAGACCTCGGGTCAGGCCGATGTGCTGTACAAAAAGTGGTTCGACGGGCCGATTCCGCCGAATGGGCTCAACCTGCATCTGCCGGAGAGCGACGATCTGAAGACGCTCTTCAAGGCTCCGAACGACAAGCCGCTGAGCTAA
- a CDS encoding amino acid ABC transporter permease yields MSYRWDWAVFVQPVATGEPTTYLGWIAAGLEATVGIALAGWIIALAIGTAMGIVRTLPGRWLYGFSATYVAVFRNIPLIVQFFIWFWAVPELLPGHLGTAIKHMPPTESAALASVVCLGLFTSARVCEQVRAGLQALPAGQWAAGLSLGLSRFQTYRYVLLPVAVRNLVPPLTSEFLNIVKNSSVASTIGVLELTAQAQRMVDYTSQSYESFLAIVVGYALLTGIIMFAGRRIERSVRLSFGSDGR; encoded by the coding sequence ATGAGCTATCGTTGGGATTGGGCGGTGTTCGTGCAGCCTGTCGCAACCGGCGAGCCGACCACGTACCTCGGCTGGATTGCCGCCGGGCTGGAGGCGACCGTCGGTATCGCGCTGGCGGGCTGGATCATCGCGTTGGCGATCGGCACGGCGATGGGCATCGTGCGGACGCTGCCCGGCAGGTGGCTGTACGGGTTCTCGGCCACCTATGTGGCGGTGTTCCGCAACATCCCGCTGATCGTGCAGTTCTTCATCTGGTTCTGGGCGGTTCCCGAACTGCTGCCGGGACACCTTGGCACCGCGATCAAGCATATGCCGCCCACGGAATCCGCCGCGCTGGCGTCGGTTGTCTGCCTCGGCCTGTTCACCTCGGCGCGCGTATGCGAGCAGGTGCGCGCGGGTCTGCAGGCGCTGCCGGCCGGGCAGTGGGCGGCAGGGCTGTCGCTCGGGCTCAGCCGGTTCCAGACCTACCGCTATGTGCTGTTGCCGGTGGCAGTGCGTAACCTCGTGCCGCCGCTGACGTCCGAATTTCTCAACATCGTCAAGAACTCCTCCGTTGCTTCCACGATCGGTGTGCTCGAACTGACCGCGCAGGCGCAGCGCATGGTCGATTACACGTCGCAGTCGTACGAGTCGTTCCTCGCCATCGTCGTGGGCTATGCGCTGCTGACCGGCATTATCATGTTCGCGGGGCGGCGCATCGAGCGGTCGGTCCGGCTCTCTTTTGGTTCGGATGGTCGATGA
- the catC gene encoding muconolactone Delta-isomerase, whose product MLFHVEMTVNLPHDMDAERAARLKADEKAMSQKLQEEGVWRHLWRIAGHYANISIFDVESPAHLNDVLSQLPLFPYMDVEVRALCRHPSSVRDDDR is encoded by the coding sequence ATGCTGTTCCACGTAGAGATGACCGTCAATCTGCCGCATGACATGGACGCCGAGCGCGCGGCGCGGTTGAAGGCCGACGAGAAGGCGATGTCGCAAAAGCTGCAGGAAGAGGGGGTGTGGCGGCATCTGTGGCGGATCGCCGGCCACTACGCGAATATCAGCATCTTTGACGTGGAGAGTCCCGCGCATCTGAACGACGTGCTCAGCCAGTTGCCGCTCTTTCCGTATATGGATGTGGAAGTGCGGGCGCTATGCCGCCATCCGTCATCGGTTCGCGACGATGACCGTTGA